Proteins encoded together in one Labeo rohita strain BAU-BD-2019 chromosome 21, IGBB_LRoh.1.0, whole genome shotgun sequence window:
- the LOC127152736 gene encoding uncharacterized protein LOC127152736 isoform X2 → MNLQQNLVQMCMVTTARMLKQWNLVFLVTSALMNLQQNLNLVQMCMVTSARMLKLRSPVLAPFMNLIPTL, encoded by the exons ATGAATCTGCAGCAGAATCTGGTTCAGATGTGCATGGTAACTACAGCCAGGATGCTGAAGCAGTGGAACCTGGTCTTCCTGGTAACTTCAGCCTTGATGAATCTGCAGCAGAATCTG AATCTGGTTCAGATGTGCATGGTAACTTCAGCCAGGATGCTGAAGCTGAGAAGCCCAGTTCTGGCCCCTTTCATGAACTTAATACCCACCTTGTAA
- the LOC127152771 gene encoding uncharacterized protein LOC127152771, translating into MELAKLFILILLCFQCVCNGINHNARSIEEESLADLLSWDEASDLVLKRLLGESGFTGNFSLDESAAESGSDVPGNYSQDAEAVESSSNPPANFSLDESAAESGSDVPGNYSQDAEAVEPGLPGNFSLDESAAESGSDVPGNYSQDAEAVEPGLPGNFSLDESAAESGSDVHGNFSQDAEAVEPGLPGNFTLDESAAESGSDVPGNYSQDAEAVESSSNPPANFSLDESAAESGSDVPGNYSQDAEAVEPGLPGNFSLDESAAESGSDVHGNYSQDAEAVEPGLPGNFSLDESAAESGSDVHGNYSQDAEAVEPGLPGNFSLDESAAESGSDVHGNFSQDAEAVEPGLPGNFSLDESAAESGSDVHGNFSQDAEAVEPGLPTCQDAEAVEPGLPTCNFSLDESAAESGSDVHGNYSQDAEAVESSSSWYL; encoded by the exons ATGGAATTGGCAAAActctttattttgattttattgtgctttcagtgtgtgtgtaatg GTATTAACCACAATGCAAGATCAATTGAAGAAGAGAGTTTGGCTGATTTGCTTTCGTGGGATGAGGCGTCTGACCTTGTGTTAAAAA GATTGTTGGGGGAATCTGGTTTTACTGGTAACTTCAGCCTTGATGAGTCTGCAGCAGAATCTGGTTCAGATGTGCCTGGTAACTACAGCCAGGATGCTGAAGCAGTGGAATCTAGCTCTAACCCACCTGCTAACTTCAGCCTAGATGAATCTGCAGCAGAATCTGGTTCAGATGTGCCTGGTAACTACAGCCAGGATGCTGAAGCAGTGGAGCCTGGTCTTCCTGGTAACTTCAGCCTTGATGAATCTGCAGCAGAATCTGGTTCAGATGTGCCTGGTAACTACAGCCAGGATGCTGAAGCAGTGGAGCCTGGTCTTCCTGGTAACTTTAGCCTAGATGAATCTGCAGCAGAATCTGGTTCAGATGTGCATGGTAATTTCAGCCAGGATGCTGAAGCAGTGGAACCTGGTCTTCCTGGTAACTTCACCCTAGATGAGTCTGCAGCAGAATCTGGTTCAGATGTGCCTGGTAACTACAGCCAGGATGCTGAAGCAGTGGAATCCAGCTCTAACCCACCTGCTAACTTCAGCCTAGATGAATCTGCAGCAGAATCTGGTTCAGATGTGCCTGGTAACTACAGCCAGGATGCTGAAGCAGTGGAGCCTGGTCTTCCTGGTAACTTTAGCCTAGATGAATCTGCAGCAGAATCTGGTTCAGATGTGCATGGTAACTACAGCCAGGATGCTGAAGCAGTGGAGCCTGGTCTTCCTGGTAACTTCAGCCTTGATGAATCTGCAGCAGAATCTGGTTCAGATGTGCATGGTAACTACAGCCAGGATGCTGAAGCAGTGGAGCCTGGTCTTCCTGGTAACTTCAGCCTTGATGAATCTGCAGCAGAATCTGGTTCAGATGTGCATGGTAATTTCAGCCAGGATGCTGAAGCAGTGGAACCTGGTCTTCCTGGTAACTTCAGCCTAGATGAATCTGCAGCAGAATCTGGTTCAGATGTGCATGGTAACTTCAGCCAGGATGCTGAAGCAGTGGAACCTGGTCTTCCCACCTG CCAGGATGCTGAAGCAGTGGAACCTGGTCTTCCCACCTGTAACTTCAGCCTAGATGAATCTGCAGCAGAATCTGGTTCAGATGTGCATGGTAACTACAGCCAGGATGCTGAAGCAGTGGAATCCAGCTCTTCCTGGTACCTTTAG
- the tmlhe gene encoding trimethyllysine dioxygenase, mitochondrial encodes MTLIQKLTRLSGYVHLKQGLECLGTSSQSKRLQHTASHSSSCNYQLLPDCLELNYGGLVMHFDYVWLRDHCRSASCFNSKTNQRNLDTASVDLNIRPSKSRVDENNLFLTWPDGHITRYSLTWLAQNSYEGQKKSSVQPRILWNADIYSSAKVPSASWDKFMSCDEELKNFLNNFLLYGIAFVEGVPPTLEATETATQRVSLIRETMYGRMWNFTSDFSRGDTAYTKLALDRHTDTSYFQEPCGIQVFHCLRHEGTGGRTLLVDGFHAADVVLRQTPENFALLSHVPIKHEYIENLSEHRNHMIGIGPVLNVYPWNNELYMIRYNNYDRSVINTVPHDMVRRWYTAHRQLTAELRRPENELWVKLKPGKVLFIDNWRVLHGRESFTGLRQLCGCYLTRDDVLNTARFLGLQA; translated from the exons ATGACATTAATACAAAAGTTGACAAGATTGAGTGGATATGTGCACTTGAAACAAGGTTTGGAGTGTTTGGGAACCAGTTCTCAGAGCAAGAGATTACAGCACACTGCATCCCATTCATCCTCATGCAACTATCAGCTGCTGCCTGACTGCTTAG AGCTCAACTATGGTGGTCTTGTTATGCACTTTGACTACGTTTGGCTGCGAGATCACTGCCGCTCAGCTTCATGCTTCAACTCAAAAACAAACCAGCGTAACCTGGACACTGCCAGCGTTGATTTGAACATCAGACCTTCAAAGAGCAGAGTGGATGAAAACAACCTCTTCCTGACAT GGCCAGATGGACACATCACGCGGTACAGCCTAACATGGCTGGCCCAGAACAGCTACGAGGGCCAGAAGAAAAGTTCTGTGCAACCTCGTATCCTGTGGAATGCAGATATCTACTCCAGTGCTAAGGTGCCCTCTGCAAGTTGGGACAAGTTCATGAGCTGCGATGAGGAGCTGAAGAACTTCCTCAACAATTTCCTGCTTTATGGAATTGCCTTCGTCGAAGGCGTCCCACCAACCCTAGAAGCTACAGAAACAGCAACCCAAAGAGTGAGCCTCATCAG GGAGACCATGTACGGGCGGATGTGGAACTTCACTTCAGATTTTTCTCGTGGAGATACAGCCTACACAAAGCTGGCACTGGATCGACACACTGACACGTCGTACTTTCAAGAACCCTGCGG CATCCAGGTGTTTCACTGTCTGAGACATGAAGGAACAGGTGGCAGAACTCTGCTGGTGGACGGTTTCCACGCCGCTGACGTGGTGCTCCGGCAAACGCCCGAGAACTTTGCGCTGCTTTCCCACGTGCCGATCAAGCACGAGTATATCGAGAACCTGAGTGAGCATCGCAACCACATGATCGGCATTGGCCCCGTGCTCAACGTTTATCCGTGGAACAACGAGTTGTACATGATTCG GTATAATAACTATGACCGTTCTGTTATTAACACAGTCCCTCATGATATGGTGCGGCGCTGGTACACGGCTCACAGGCAGCTCACTGCTGAGCTGAGGAGACCAGAGAATGAGCTGTGGGTTAAACTTAAACCAGGCAAG GTTCTGTTCATCGATAACTGGCGTGTTCTGCATGGCAGAGAGTCATTCACCGGCCTGCGGCAGCTGTGCGGATGTTATCTGACGCGTGATGATGTGCTGAACACAGCTCGCTTTCTGGGTCTCCAGGCTTGA
- the LOC127152735 gene encoding uncharacterized protein LOC127152735, with protein sequence MELAKLFILILLCLQCVCNDINHNARSIEEESLADLLSWDEASDLVLKGLLGESGLPGDFSLDESAAESGSDVHGNYSQDAEAVESSSKPPANFSLDESAAESGSDVHGNYSQDAEAVESSSKPPANFSLDESAAESGSDVHGNFSQDAEAVEPGLPGNFSLDESAAESGSDVPGNYSQDAEAVESSSNPPANFSLDESAAESGSDVHGNFSQDAEAVEPGLPGNFSLDESAAESGSDVHGNFSQDAEAVEPGLPGNFSLDESAAESGSDVPGNYSQDAEAVESSSNPPANFSLDESAAESGSDVHGNFSQDAEAVEPGLPGNFSLDESAAESGSDVHGNYSQDAEAVEPGLPGNFSLDESAAESGSDVHGNFSQDAEAVEPGLPGNFSLDESAAESGSDVPGNYSQDAEAVESNSNPPANFSLDEFRSSQESESDEESADASDESKPSLIIVYGNVSDNGNMEIFVNGSDSSDVGLP encoded by the exons ATGGAATTGGCAAAActctttattttgattttattgtgCCTTCAGTGCGTGTGTAATG ATATTAACCACAATGCAAGATCAATTGAAGAAGAGAGTTTGGCTGATTTGCTTTCGTGGGATGAGGCATCTGACCTTGTGTTAAAAG GATTGTTGGGGGAATCTGGTCTTCCTGGTGACTTCAGCCTTGATGAATCTGCAGCAGAATCTGGTTCAGATGTGCATGGTAACTACAGCCAGGATGCTGAAGCAGTGGAATCCAGCTCTAAACCACCTGCTAACTTCAGCCTAGATGAATCTGCAGCAGAATCTGGTTCAGATGTGCATGGTAACTACAGCCAGGATGCTGAAGCAGTGGAATCCAGCTCTAAACCACCTGCTAACTTCAGCCTAGATGAATCTGCAGCAGAATCTGGTTCAGATGTGCATGGTAACTTCAGCCAGGATGCTGAAGCAGTGGAACCTGGTCTTCCTGGTAACTTCAGCCTTGATGAATCTGCAGCAGAATCTGGTTCAGATGTGCCTGGTAACTACAGCCAGGATGCTGAAGCGGTGGAATCCAGCTCTAACCCACCTGCTAACTTTAGCCTAGATGAATCTGCAGCAGAATCTGGTTCAGATGTGCATGGTAACTTCAGCCAGGATGCTGAAGCAGTGGAACCTGGTCTTCCTGGTAACTTCAGCCTTGATGAATCTGCAGCAGAATCTGGTTCAGATGTGCATGGTAACTTCAGCCAGGATGCTGAAGCAGTGGAACCTGGTCTTCCTGGTAACTTCAGCCTTGATGAATCTGCAGCAGAATCTGGTTCAGATGTGCCTGGTAACTACAGCCAGGATGCTGAAGCGGTGGAATCCAGCTCTAACCCACCTGCTAACTTTAGCCTAGATGAATCTGCAGCAGAATCTGGTTCAGATGTGCATGGTAACTTCAGCCAGGATGCTGAAGCAGTGGAACCTGGTCTTCCTGGTAACTTCAGCCTAGATGAGTCTGCAGCAGAATCTGGTTCAGATGTGCATGGTAACTACAGCCAGGATGCTGAAGCAGTGGAGCCTGGTCTTCCTGGTAACTTCAGCCTTGATGAATCTGCAGCAGAATCTGGTTCAGATGTGCATGGTAACTTCAGCCAGGATGCTGAAGCAGTGGAACCTGGTCTTCCTGGTAACTTCAGCCTTGATGAATCTGCAGCAGAATCTGGTTCAGATGTACCTGGTAACTACAGCCAGGATGCTGAAGCAGTGGAATCCAACTCTAACCCACCTGCTAACTTCAGCCTAGATGAATTTAGGAGCAGCCAGGAGTCAGAATCGGATGAGGAATCTGCTGATGCTTCTGATGAGTCCAAACCTAGCCTTATCATTGTGTATGGTAATGTCAGTGACAATGGCAACATGGAGATTTTTGTTAATGGCTCTGACAGTTCCGATGTTGGGTTACCTTAA
- the LOC127152736 gene encoding uncharacterized protein LOC127152736 isoform X1, which yields MNLQQNLVQMCMVTTARMLKQWNLVFLVTSALMNLQQNLVQMCMVTTARMLKQWNPALPGNFSLDESAAESGSDVHGNFSQDAEAEKPSSGPFHELNTHLVILPGSQESESDEESADTSHESKPSLIIVYGNFSDNDNLEIFVNGSDSSDVGLP from the coding sequence ATGAATCTGCAGCAGAATCTGGTTCAGATGTGCATGGTAACTACAGCCAGGATGCTGAAGCAGTGGAACCTGGTCTTCCTGGTAACTTCAGCCTTGATGAATCTGCAGCAGAATCTGGTTCAGATGTGCATGGTAACTACAGCCAGGATGCTGAAGCAGTGGAATCCTGCTCTTCCTGGTAACTTCAGCCTTGATGAATCTGCAGCAGAATCTGGTTCAGATGTGCATGGTAACTTCAGCCAGGATGCTGAAGCTGAGAAGCCCAGTTCTGGCCCCTTTCATGAACTTAATACCCACCTTGTAATTCTGCCTGGCAGCCAGGAGTCAGAATCGGATGAGGAATCTGCTGACACTTCTCATGAGTCCAAACCTAGCCTTATCATTGTGTATGGTAACTTCAGTGACAATGACAACTTGGAGATTTTTGTTAATGGCTCTGACAGTTCTGATGTTGGGTTACCTTAA